A genomic segment from Moorena sp. SIOASIH encodes:
- a CDS encoding PD-(D/E)XK nuclease family transposase: MATRHIRFDWAILRLLRNKANYVVLEGFLSELLHTQIKIQTLLEKVGNQQTEEDKSNRVDILAETENSELVLIEVQNNSQLDYFHRMLYGVSQLVTEYLEQGEEYGKIRKIYSVNIVYFNLGKGDDYIYRLRSEFMGVNQGDILEPTLAQERKYTIEKVADIFPEYYLLKVKNFKGIAKNSLDEWIYFLKNSEIKEEFGALGMVEAKETLRVNNLSDEERAAYKRYMDNKSYEASILSTQEFEAQWQIEQIEQAKIRGRLEGREEGRLEGREEGREEGREEGRLEGREEGKRSLLLGQLERRFPEIASQLSAAIVGLNSQDLDNLADAMWDFQTSADLLDWLQEHSIQNSKFKIQNLKFKIQNSK; this comes from the coding sequence ATGGCTACCAGACATATACGCTTTGATTGGGCAATCTTAAGACTACTGCGCAATAAAGCCAATTATGTAGTCTTGGAAGGGTTTTTAAGCGAGTTATTACATACACAGATCAAAATCCAAACCCTTCTCGAAAAGGTCGGCAATCAACAGACAGAGGAAGATAAAAGCAACCGTGTTGATATTCTGGCGGAAACCGAAAACTCCGAGTTAGTCCTCATCGAAGTGCAAAACAACTCCCAACTCGATTATTTTCATCGGATGCTCTACGGTGTTTCCCAGCTAGTCACGGAATATCTTGAACAAGGGGAAGAGTACGGCAAAATTCGGAAAATCTACTCAGTGAATATCGTCTACTTTAACCTCGGTAAGGGAGATGACTATATTTATCGTCTGCGCTCCGAGTTCATGGGAGTGAATCAAGGAGATATCCTGGAACCTACCCTAGCTCAAGAAAGAAAATATACGATTGAAAAAGTAGCAGATATCTTTCCAGAATACTACCTGCTGAAAGTAAAGAACTTTAAGGGGATAGCGAAAAACAGCCTAGACGAATGGATCTATTTTCTCAAAAACAGCGAGATCAAGGAGGAATTTGGAGCATTAGGAATGGTGGAAGCTAAGGAAACCCTAAGAGTCAATAATCTCTCAGACGAAGAAAGAGCGGCATACAAGCGTTATATGGACAACAAAAGTTACGAAGCCAGTATCTTAAGTACCCAAGAGTTTGAGGCGCAATGGCAAATCGAACAGATTGAACAGGCAAAAATTCGAGGTAGACTAGAAGGTAGGGAAGAAGGAAGACTAGAAGGTAGGGAAGAAGGTAGGGAAGAAGGTAGGGAAGAGGGAAGACTAGAAGGTAGGGAAGAAGGGAAAAGAAGCTTACTATTAGGACAGCTGGAGCGCCGTTTCCCAGAAATAGCCTCACAACTGAGTGCAGCTATCGTTGGGTTGAATTCCCAGGATTTAGATAATTTAGCAGATGCCATGTGGGATTTTCAGACTAGCGCTGATTTGCTTGACTGGCTACAGGAACACTCAATTCAAAATTCAAAATTCAAAATTCAGAATTTAAAATTCAAAATTCAAAATTCAAAATGA
- a CDS encoding DUF4157 domain-containing protein has translation MTRQYDVRRSSESPQKDSDNWILQRSAVRELPAKTVTPQTESPDSVNSGIKLDLLQIPVSNNSAKPSPLHAKANQPNRREEETESQRMQGKLPTQAVGEEKVVNPPTRGRYGQVQQLRTKGMPVAQRTGGMSGRETPIQRQEQEKKAENKTGLPDRLKEGIESLSGFDLSGVRVNYNSPKPAQLNAHAYTQGQEIEVAPGQKRHLPHEAWHVVQQMQGRVRPTMEVNGVGVNGDRGLEGEADVMGQRAVQMRVNSVAPPAFITEGKASSERSKEKACTEKKPTSRQYKKTKNQGISCIEYRVQEGSITNISDLGTRPVVQLLKKHAEKYIKENAIECASDYESVKAYVDNPSNEERHRKNLMNAWNMPGKKSKQPLNIDRPSDLKKQGGMKKEGKKRIVRSDSIEVSDWEYESELAESSRKRIKIGNAGGGKEKGHIEIPVVDNFPEAARLIRSYGHNYAENGPKTGAQFAIENHDTMGLYDAPQGNDIVYRGLRKKGSHYEREGKIFNWSDHAVALNRTYQKDEDKARFLDDLRKSLKGEIEPSDEKVIDTAGAMSCDAKTSLTGYLELLEKLEPYKVKDFKELFNTKPSPEPYWTPSKEKGRGEPKKIKEELWRIYSAEIRAQAELKMNNCLINAISLAARGKVANEAELVTIRNETDTIGQMLASTPEIIETIRRVLRIRNPINIIYPEEVRRDKGVANEAYDGEGDALNIYHDGKDHFSSTAPDLIKY, from the coding sequence ATGACTCGTCAATATGATGTTCGCAGAAGCAGCGAGTCCCCCCAGAAGGATTCCGATAACTGGATACTCCAACGAAGTGCGGTGCGTGAGCTACCCGCTAAAACTGTGACACCCCAAACAGAATCCCCTGATAGCGTAAACTCAGGCATTAAACTGGACTTGTTGCAGATACCCGTCAGCAATAACTCGGCTAAACCTTCCCCATTGCACGCTAAAGCCAATCAGCCCAATAGACGAGAAGAGGAAACCGAATCACAGAGGATGCAAGGAAAACTCCCAACACAAGCAGTAGGAGAGGAAAAGGTAGTGAATCCGCCGACGAGGGGAAGATATGGGCAGGTGCAACAGCTCCGGACAAAGGGAATGCCCGTAGCCCAACGAACAGGAGGAATGAGCGGACGCGAAACCCCAATCCAGCGCCAGGAGCAAGAAAAGAAAGCGGAAAACAAGACCGGGTTGCCCGATCGCCTAAAGGAAGGAATAGAAAGTCTGTCAGGCTTTGACCTCTCTGGGGTGCGCGTGAACTACAACTCCCCCAAACCCGCCCAACTCAATGCCCATGCTTATACCCAAGGTCAGGAGATTGAGGTTGCACCGGGACAGAAGCGGCATCTGCCCCATGAGGCGTGGCATGTGGTGCAGCAAATGCAGGGAAGGGTGAGACCGACGATGGAGGTGAATGGGGTTGGGGTGAATGGCGATCGGGGTTTGGAGGGTGAGGCGGATGTGATGGGGCAGAGGGCAGTACAGATGAGAGTGAATTCAGTCGCCCCACCAGCCTTTATAACGGAGGGCAAAGCCTCTTCGGAAAGATCAAAGGAAAAAGCCTGTACTGAAAAAAAACCGACTTCAAGACAGTACAAAAAAACGAAAAACCAAGGTATTTCTTGTATTGAATATCGAGTACAAGAAGGTAGCATAACCAATATTTCAGATCTAGGAACAAGACCTGTCGTTCAGCTGTTAAAGAAGCACGCAGAAAAATATATTAAGGAAAATGCCATTGAATGTGCATCTGATTATGAGTCAGTAAAAGCTTATGTGGACAATCCTAGTAACGAGGAAAGACATAGAAAAAACCTTATGAATGCCTGGAACATGCCGGGAAAAAAATCAAAACAACCGTTGAATATTGACCGGCCATCCGATTTGAAAAAACAAGGAGGAATGAAAAAAGAAGGCAAAAAGAGAATAGTCAGGTCAGATTCAATAGAAGTTAGTGACTGGGAGTACGAAAGTGAATTGGCAGAATCAAGCCGAAAGCGGATTAAGATAGGAAATGCCGGAGGTGGAAAGGAAAAAGGACATATCGAGATCCCCGTGGTGGATAATTTCCCAGAAGCAGCAAGGCTTATACGTAGTTATGGGCATAATTATGCCGAAAATGGACCAAAAACTGGCGCGCAATTCGCAATCGAAAATCATGACACCATGGGTTTATATGATGCCCCGCAAGGTAATGATATTGTCTACAGGGGATTAAGAAAAAAAGGAAGCCATTATGAAAGAGAGGGAAAAATATTCAATTGGTCGGACCACGCCGTAGCTCTAAATAGAACGTATCAAAAGGATGAGGATAAAGCCAGGTTTTTAGATGATTTACGCAAAAGTTTGAAAGGCGAGATCGAGCCGTCAGATGAAAAGGTGATAGACACAGCTGGAGCGATGTCATGTGATGCGAAGACAAGTTTGACAGGCTATCTTGAATTGTTGGAGAAGTTAGAGCCATATAAAGTAAAGGATTTCAAAGAGTTATTCAATACAAAACCTTCACCCGAGCCCTATTGGACCCCATCGAAGGAGAAGGGAAGAGGGGAACCCAAGAAGATCAAGGAAGAGTTATGGAGAATATATAGTGCGGAGATCCGGGCCCAGGCCGAGTTGAAAATGAACAATTGTTTAATCAATGCAATATCCTTAGCAGCAAGGGGCAAAGTGGCAAATGAAGCCGAGCTAGTAACAATACGGAATGAGACGGACACCATAGGACAGATGTTAGCCTCGACCCCAGAAATAATCGAAACAATCAGGCGCGTACTAAGAATCCGCAATCCGATAAATATAATTTATCCGGAGGAAGTGCGACGGGACAAGGGAGTAGCAAATGAAGCATATGATGGAGAAGGAGATGCGCTAAACATTTATCATGACGGGAAGGATCACTTTAGCAGTACCGCGCCAGACTTGATTAAGTACTAA
- a CDS encoding GPW/gp25 family protein, which yields MEIAYPFEIDENKRVAEADWPEHIRQMIEQVLFTTPGERVNRPTFGTGLMQLIFAPNSQDLTSSVELMVQSSLQEWLGELIHVEGLQVETEDTKLTVTVVYIIRRNQQREVAKFEQGE from the coding sequence ATGGAAATTGCTTATCCTTTTGAAATTGACGAAAATAAGCGAGTAGCAGAAGCGGACTGGCCAGAACATATCCGTCAAATGATCGAGCAAGTGCTATTCACGACTCCGGGAGAAAGAGTCAACCGCCCTACTTTTGGCACGGGTTTAATGCAGTTGATTTTTGCTCCTAATAGCCAAGACCTCACTAGTTCTGTTGAGTTGATGGTACAAAGTTCTTTACAGGAGTGGTTGGGGGAACTGATCCACGTAGAAGGACTACAGGTAGAAACTGAAGATACCAAGTTAACTGTGACAGTGGTCTATATAATTAGACGCAATCAGCAACGGGAAGTGGCTAAATTCGAGCAGGGAGAATAA
- a CDS encoding ferredoxin-thioredoxin reductase variable chain: protein MKVGDRVRVKESVVVYTHPEHKNKPFDIKGLEGEVTGIITEWQGRPVSANLPIQVKFDKKFKKVHFREDELEIIP from the coding sequence ATGAAAGTTGGCGATCGCGTCCGAGTCAAAGAATCAGTTGTGGTATATACCCATCCCGAACACAAGAATAAACCTTTTGATATTAAAGGTCTCGAAGGGGAAGTCACTGGAATAATCACTGAGTGGCAAGGTAGGCCCGTCAGCGCCAATTTACCAATACAAGTCAAGTTTGACAAAAAATTTAAAAAAGTTCACTTCCGTGAAGATGAACTAGAAATTATCCCCTAG
- a CDS encoding phage baseplate assembly protein V: MNNFFGKYRGTVTNTKDLNKRGRIEVSVPSVLGDQCLWAEPCVPYAGKDIGMFAIPPKGSEVWVEFEGGNRERPIWTGCLWCPNELPKKAAEATTAGEPEKFQMFKTQGVTISVSSLSKGKKYLLLEVAKPVVDKPLKVLFDENGIEINNNNKTTAKLTEKAIELKNGKDSLVTITEESIKLAEKQVEVELNKDKIRLKKSKSIAELTESAFNLEKDKSKVQLSDSGVKMSKTTSAVVEITSSAINLKKGSASVELSGNKVNLNKGSHQTM; the protein is encoded by the coding sequence ATGAATAATTTCTTTGGTAAATATCGCGGTACAGTAACGAATACGAAGGATCTAAACAAGCGCGGTCGCATTGAGGTGAGCGTACCGTCAGTTTTGGGAGATCAGTGCTTGTGGGCTGAACCTTGTGTTCCTTATGCAGGCAAAGATATTGGCATGTTTGCTATTCCGCCGAAAGGCTCGGAGGTTTGGGTAGAATTTGAGGGTGGAAATAGAGAGCGCCCAATTTGGACGGGCTGTTTGTGGTGCCCGAATGAACTGCCTAAAAAGGCAGCTGAGGCGACTACGGCGGGGGAGCCTGAGAAGTTTCAGATGTTTAAGACTCAAGGGGTTACGATATCCGTTAGCAGTCTGAGTAAAGGCAAAAAATATTTGTTACTAGAGGTGGCTAAACCAGTGGTGGATAAGCCCCTGAAGGTGCTATTTGATGAAAATGGAATAGAAATCAACAATAATAATAAGACGACCGCTAAATTGACCGAAAAGGCGATCGAGTTGAAGAATGGAAAGGACTCTCTGGTTACAATAACCGAGGAGAGTATTAAGCTGGCGGAAAAGCAGGTAGAGGTGGAGCTGAATAAAGATAAGATTAGATTAAAGAAGAGTAAGTCAATTGCGGAGTTAACAGAAAGTGCGTTCAACCTAGAGAAGGATAAATCGAAAGTACAGCTATCAGACTCAGGGGTAAAAATGAGTAAGACCACATCGGCAGTGGTGGAAATAACATCTTCAGCAATTAACTTGAAGAAGGGTTCGGCTAGTGTGGAGTTGTCGGGTAATAAAGTGAATCTGAACAAGGGGAGTCATCAGACAATGTGA
- a CDS encoding putative baseplate assembly protein, giving the protein MDSEFRHQRRMAVSAHPIQIGLDYIQVEWLEDTEDEWNLLVYFIPAAPGLEGKQVAPETVTSGNIQITKGGVVSNDVELLPATPETPVIIKGNRLQLTVKHPLTSSDSEEQSNSYQLKLINIPNLDPFFEELSFGFRKPEQISTKIDPQQPLLGELKTQESIEITYLAKDYSSFRQLILDRLSVVMPKWRERNPADIGIVLTEILAYTADSASYYQDAVATEAYLSKARQRISIRRHCRLVDYVLHEGCNARVWVYLELQSGMEPVMLHKDSMVVTGASTLQPVLKSDSREAQEVLKKKGAKVFQTLHDLELRSEHNKIEFYAWGASEFYLKKGTTKATLVGHLKHLQKGDLLLLEEVKNPQTGEDGDPEHRQVVRLTMVNSQVEDVIGGRFKDPPDNTAVPLTEIEWALPDALKFSLCVAKPSCPKTTDPLSLARGNIVLADHGKSQEDNNMPNVQASGDYRPQLSKSDLTYSEVYKHEQAKEQPAAELLQQNPQNAVPVLCLQSSASNSGDWETWYPQPDLLNSNQFASDFVVEMESDRTAYLRFGDGNLGKAPLAGSTMKASYRSGNGTAGNVGREAIAYLLPHDSNYYVELVGKIAKIYNPLAAEGGIDPEPIPDARLNAPQAFRIRQNCVTEADYVEVMQRYPEVQKAAAQLRWTGSWYTMFIAVDRYEGKPIDDAFKQELRDYIMPFRLMGHDLEIVEPTFVPLDIVLQVTLKDGYFQNSIRRALEETFGNKDYKSGRRGFFHPDNFTFGQPVFLSRIIKKTMDIDGVYRAEVSRFQVWGRTPQDELNRGVIATDTLSIVRVDNNPYTPEYGLIEFELEGGI; this is encoded by the coding sequence ATGGATAGCGAATTCAGACATCAGCGACGGATGGCAGTGAGCGCTCATCCGATTCAGATCGGGCTTGATTATATCCAAGTTGAGTGGCTAGAAGATACTGAAGACGAGTGGAATCTGCTAGTCTATTTCATTCCTGCAGCACCAGGTTTGGAAGGCAAACAGGTGGCTCCCGAAACAGTCACTTCTGGTAATATCCAGATTACCAAAGGTGGTGTGGTTAGCAATGACGTTGAGTTACTACCAGCCACGCCAGAAACACCAGTAATCATAAAGGGGAATCGGCTGCAACTCACAGTTAAGCATCCGTTGACATCATCAGATAGTGAGGAGCAGAGCAATTCCTATCAATTAAAACTGATTAATATACCTAACCTAGATCCGTTCTTTGAAGAGCTGAGCTTTGGCTTCCGAAAACCCGAGCAGATCTCCACGAAAATTGATCCGCAACAGCCCCTACTTGGAGAGCTGAAAACTCAGGAATCCATCGAAATTACCTATCTGGCAAAGGACTATAGCAGCTTTCGCCAATTGATACTTGATCGCCTATCGGTGGTAATGCCTAAATGGCGAGAGCGCAATCCAGCTGATATTGGAATAGTTTTAACAGAAATATTAGCTTATACGGCTGACAGCGCCAGCTATTATCAGGATGCAGTGGCAACAGAAGCCTACCTGAGTAAAGCTCGACAACGAATTTCTATCCGTCGCCACTGCCGTCTGGTAGACTACGTATTGCATGAAGGCTGTAATGCTCGGGTTTGGGTATACCTAGAGTTACAGTCTGGGATGGAGCCAGTGATGCTCCACAAGGACTCCATGGTCGTTACGGGTGCATCAACATTGCAGCCAGTGCTAAAGTCTGATTCCCGTGAGGCTCAAGAAGTGCTCAAGAAAAAGGGGGCTAAGGTTTTTCAAACCCTACACGACCTGGAACTGCGATCAGAACACAATAAAATTGAGTTCTATGCTTGGGGGGCTTCTGAGTTTTACTTAAAAAAAGGTACCACAAAAGCGACATTAGTAGGACATTTAAAACATTTGCAAAAAGGTGACCTGCTGTTACTCGAAGAGGTGAAAAACCCGCAGACAGGGGAAGACGGCGATCCGGAGCACCGTCAGGTGGTGCGTTTGACTATGGTCAATTCTCAGGTAGAAGACGTGATCGGAGGTAGATTTAAGGACCCACCAGATAATACAGCAGTGCCATTGACTGAGATTGAATGGGCTCTTCCCGATGCACTCAAATTCTCTCTGTGCGTCGCTAAACCTTCTTGCCCGAAAACTACTGATCCCCTCAGCCTAGCCCGGGGTAATATTGTACTTGCCGATCACGGCAAAAGTCAGGAAGACAATAACATGCCTAACGTGCAGGCATCAGGGGACTATCGTCCCCAATTGTCTAAAAGTGATTTAACTTACAGCGAAGTTTACAAGCACGAACAGGCAAAAGAACAGCCCGCAGCAGAACTATTACAGCAAAACCCTCAAAACGCCGTACCAGTCTTGTGTTTACAATCTTCTGCTAGTAACAGTGGTGATTGGGAAACCTGGTATCCACAACCCGACCTTTTGAATAGCAATCAGTTTGCTTCAGATTTTGTTGTGGAAATGGAGAGCGATCGCACAGCCTACCTGCGTTTTGGAGACGGAAATTTGGGTAAAGCCCCCCTAGCCGGTTCGACAATGAAAGCGAGCTACCGCAGTGGTAACGGTACTGCTGGTAATGTGGGTCGAGAGGCGATCGCTTATCTGCTTCCCCACGATAGCAATTACTACGTAGAACTGGTTGGGAAAATTGCTAAAATTTACAACCCCTTAGCTGCCGAAGGTGGTATAGACCCCGAACCGATCCCCGACGCCCGGCTGAATGCCCCTCAGGCTTTCCGCATTCGTCAGAACTGCGTTACAGAAGCAGACTATGTTGAGGTAATGCAACGTTACCCGGAGGTGCAAAAGGCTGCTGCCCAACTGCGCTGGACTGGTAGTTGGTACACTATGTTTATTGCGGTCGATCGCTATGAGGGCAAACCGATTGACGATGCTTTTAAGCAGGAATTGCGCGACTATATCATGCCATTCCGATTGATGGGTCACGACCTAGAGATTGTGGAACCGACCTTCGTTCCGTTGGATATAGTGTTACAGGTAACACTTAAAGATGGCTATTTCCAAAACAGTATCAGACGCGCTCTTGAGGAAACCTTTGGCAACAAAGATTACAAGAGTGGCAGGCGCGGTTTTTTTCATCCAGATAACTTCACCTTCGGTCAACCCGTTTTCCTAAGTCGCATTATTAAGAAGACAATGGACATTGATGGGGTGTACCGGGCTGAAGTTAGCCGTTTTCAGGTTTGGGGTCGGACACCTCAGGATGAACTGAACCGAGGTGTAATCGCCACTGATACGTTGTCCATTGTGCGAGTGGATAATAATCCTTATACTCCAGAGTATGGTTTGATCGAGTTTGAATTAGAGGGGGGCATATGA
- a CDS encoding four helix bundle protein, translating to MSEVSPITHRTFDFAVRIVNLCKAMEEKLGVARTLSKQLIRSGTSIGANGSESQAAQSTADFVHKLEIALKEARETRYWLRLLIAVELFPESRLRPLLNESE from the coding sequence ATGAGTGAAGTAAGCCCAATTACGCACCGGACATTTGATTTTGCGGTACGGATTGTTAATCTTTGCAAGGCAATGGAAGAAAAGCTAGGGGTAGCTCGAACGCTTTCTAAACAACTCATTCGTTCGGGTACGTCTATTGGGGCTAATGGGTCGGAGTCCCAAGCTGCCCAGAGCACGGCGGATTTTGTTCATAAGTTGGAAATTGCACTCAAGGAAGCGAGAGAAACGCGATATTGGTTGCGTTTATTAATAGCTGTTGAATTATTTCCAGAAAGTCGTTTGCGTCCTCTTTTGAATGAATCAGAATAA
- a CDS encoding DUF2252 family protein: protein MKTKDRATVVVKTIQDANTDISKQDRETKYCKMACSEFVFYRGTNQLFWKDFAGDSRLKDFGNAKTKIWLSGDMHAENFGAYDNNRGEIVYALDDFDDGIIADYQYDVWRMAASLALVGRQNGLSAEEQNKGIDAFSESYLDTMASYRGNDRELETYFTKDNTYGKLDDFLEEVEASESRQKMLKKWTELDGNQRRFNLSKVKLGKPTASERQDIQNAIPDYQKTLTKKFKYDIDYFRVKDIAQRLLAGTGSLGIPRYYLLIEGETSSQKDDRILDIKFQSSPTAYDYLSQEEREKYDKNFNNEGQRHALAYRALTKYTDNHLGWMKLGDGYYSVRERSPFKETFDTTELTKEKRFVKLAEQWGQVLATAHARADKDFDATLVPYSIDKQVDELTDGRHKEFRQLVREVALTYADQVEKDYGYFIEKLKPNSCSSDNCD from the coding sequence ATGAAAACCAAGGATCGTGCAACGGTAGTCGTGAAAACCATTCAGGATGCAAACACTGACATTTCCAAGCAAGATCGAGAAACTAAATATTGCAAAATGGCTTGTTCTGAATTTGTCTTCTACCGTGGCACTAACCAACTATTTTGGAAAGATTTTGCTGGCGATAGCCGCCTCAAGGATTTTGGAAATGCCAAAACCAAGATTTGGTTATCGGGAGATATGCATGCCGAGAACTTTGGAGCCTATGATAACAATCGAGGGGAAATCGTTTACGCACTTGATGACTTTGATGATGGAATTATCGCCGATTACCAATATGATGTCTGGCGCATGGCAGCTAGTTTAGCATTGGTCGGTCGTCAGAATGGTTTGTCTGCTGAGGAACAAAACAAGGGGATTGATGCCTTCAGTGAGTCCTATCTTGATACTATGGCCTCCTATCGCGGTAATGATCGTGAACTGGAGACTTACTTCACTAAAGACAATACTTATGGGAAGTTGGATGACTTCCTAGAAGAAGTCGAAGCCAGCGAAAGCCGCCAAAAAATGTTGAAAAAATGGACAGAACTGGACGGAAATCAGCGTCGCTTCAATCTATCCAAGGTTAAGTTAGGCAAACCTACTGCTTCCGAGCGACAGGATATTCAGAATGCGATCCCAGATTATCAGAAAACGTTGACAAAAAAGTTTAAATATGATATAGACTACTTCCGAGTCAAAGATATTGCGCAACGTTTACTGGCTGGCACTGGTTCCTTAGGAATACCCCGGTATTATCTCCTGATTGAAGGGGAGACCTCTTCCCAGAAGGATGACCGGATCTTGGACATTAAATTCCAATCTTCCCCTACTGCCTATGATTACCTAAGTCAGGAGGAACGGGAAAAGTATGATAAAAATTTTAACAATGAGGGTCAACGTCATGCTTTAGCCTATCGAGCCTTAACCAAGTACACCGATAATCACCTGGGCTGGATGAAACTTGGGGATGGGTATTACTCAGTGCGAGAGCGATCGCCATTTAAGGAAACCTTTGATACCACTGAGCTAACTAAAGAGAAACGCTTTGTTAAGCTAGCTGAACAATGGGGTCAAGTGTTGGCAACAGCTCACGCACGAGCTGACAAAGATTTTGATGCCACCTTAGTGCCTTATTCCATAGACAAACAGGTGGATGAGTTGACTGACGGTCGCCACAAGGAGTTTCGGCAATTGGTAAGGGAAGTGGCTTTAACTTATGCTGATCAAGTTGAGAAGGACTATGGTTACTTTATCGAAAAGCTGAAACCCAATAGCTGCTCTAGCGACAATTGTGACTAA
- a CDS encoding phage baseplate assembly protein V codes for MTDFFGKYRGKVKKNQDPKKLGRLQVIVPEVLDADNENWALPCLPYTGKDMGMFTIPPLGANIWVEFEGGNRDRPIWTGCFWINEEVPKEVKAAYEQNGDPAEIQVFKTEDLILILSRRTQKEGVTLEIKLPKKDNKNSKKVIKLTLDKKGIEIKHDQQTLLKLTEDLIELKTKETGVDITAKQIQLKEKEGGEGKLEESGIELNKKSSTAKLTNDGIQLKNGKSEMQLASSGIKISNDGSEIAVNSAIDVKNSGGAKINLSQVKVNINNGALEVM; via the coding sequence ATGACAGATTTTTTTGGTAAATACCGGGGTAAAGTCAAAAAAAATCAAGACCCCAAGAAGCTCGGTCGCCTTCAAGTGATTGTTCCCGAGGTTTTAGATGCAGACAACGAAAACTGGGCTCTGCCTTGCTTGCCATACACGGGCAAAGATATGGGGATGTTTACAATACCACCATTAGGTGCCAACATCTGGGTTGAATTTGAGGGAGGTAATCGCGATCGCCCGATTTGGACAGGTTGCTTTTGGATCAATGAAGAGGTGCCTAAGGAAGTTAAGGCTGCTTACGAACAAAATGGGGATCCTGCTGAGATTCAAGTTTTTAAGACGGAAGACTTAATTTTAATCTTGAGTAGGCGAACTCAAAAAGAAGGGGTCACCTTAGAGATTAAATTACCTAAAAAAGATAATAAAAATTCCAAAAAAGTAATTAAATTGACGTTAGATAAGAAAGGAATTGAAATCAAGCATGATCAGCAGACGCTTTTAAAATTAACAGAAGATTTGATAGAGTTGAAAACTAAGGAAACAGGAGTAGATATCACTGCTAAGCAGATTCAACTAAAGGAGAAGGAAGGTGGTGAGGGTAAACTGGAGGAATCGGGGATTGAATTAAATAAAAAATCATCTACAGCGAAATTGACAAACGACGGTATTCAGCTCAAGAACGGTAAATCAGAGATGCAACTAGCTTCCTCGGGGATAAAAATAAGTAATGATGGCTCGGAAATAGCAGTTAATTCTGCTATAGATGTCAAGAACAGTGGCGGTGCAAAGATTAACCTATCTCAGGTTAAAGTAAACATTAATAATGGGGCACTGGAAGTAATGTAA
- a CDS encoding YdcF family protein, with product MFLFLSKLLPLFLYPLGLACVLLVVALVMSWRTPRWVPIPVALALIVLLVSSNTWVTNSLIRSLEWQYLPTSELPEADVIVILGGATKPPFPPRPTPEVDEAGDRVLYGAQLYREGKAPWVIPAGGRIVWGSSSNNSSQRLSSQSAQSSQRLAPESEDMAQILEDLGVPRAAIIQESRSLNTHQNAVNVRKILDQRDLRKVLLVTSAIHMPRSVLVFRRQGIDVIPAPTDFLVSQHELDEPSSSTQAALLHSLPNADQLSRITRAIKEYIGIVAYRIRGWV from the coding sequence ATGTTTCTATTTCTCTCAAAGCTATTGCCACTCTTTCTGTACCCCTTGGGCCTGGCTTGTGTGCTACTGGTAGTAGCTTTGGTAATGTCGTGGCGCACCCCTCGCTGGGTACCGATACCCGTGGCTTTGGCATTAATTGTGTTGTTGGTCTCAAGTAATACTTGGGTGACTAACAGCTTAATACGCTCTCTGGAGTGGCAATATCTTCCTACTTCAGAATTACCTGAGGCTGATGTGATCGTAATCTTGGGGGGAGCGACCAAACCGCCTTTTCCACCACGTCCTACTCCAGAAGTAGATGAAGCAGGCGATCGCGTTCTCTATGGTGCTCAGCTATACCGTGAAGGGAAAGCTCCCTGGGTGATTCCTGCTGGTGGTCGGATTGTTTGGGGTTCCAGTAGTAATAACTCTAGCCAACGACTTTCTTCCCAAAGTGCTCAATCCTCACAACGGTTGGCCCCTGAATCAGAAGACATGGCACAGATTCTAGAAGACCTGGGTGTTCCGAGAGCCGCTATCATCCAAGAGTCTAGGTCTTTAAACACTCACCAAAATGCGGTCAATGTGCGGAAAATTTTGGATCAGCGGGATTTGCGCAAGGTATTATTGGTAACTTCGGCCATCCATATGCCTCGTTCTGTCCTAGTGTTCCGGCGTCAGGGTATTGATGTGATCCCAGCACCGACAGATTTTCTAGTGTCCCAACATGAACTAGATGAACCTAGCAGCAGTACTCAAGCTGCTTTGCTACATTCTCTTCCAAATGCTGATCAATTGTCTAGGATTACCCGTGCTATCAAGGAATACATTGGTATAGTCGCTTATCGCATTCGTGGTTGGGTGTAA